A DNA window from Pseudomonas tohonis contains the following coding sequences:
- a CDS encoding SDR family oxidoreductase, with translation MSESIRFEDKVVIVTGAGGGLGRAHALLFAKHGAKVVVNDLGGSTHGEGANASAADRVVAEIREAGGTAVANHDSVTDGDKIVQTALDSFGRIDVVVNNAGILRDKTFHKMDDADWDLVYKVHVEGAYKVTRAAWPHLREQGFGRVIFTSSTSGIYGNFGQSNYGMAKLGLYGLTRTLAIEGRKNNILVNAIAPTGGTRMTEGLIPPQVFEQLKPELVSPLVVYLGSEQCQETSGLFEVGGGWIGKVRWERSLGAGFDPREGFSVEDVAASWKQICDFEGAAHPADNVEALKEMMANLQKYVG, from the coding sequence ATGAGCGAGTCGATCCGTTTCGAAGACAAAGTGGTCATAGTCACCGGCGCCGGTGGTGGCCTTGGCCGCGCCCATGCGCTGCTGTTCGCCAAGCATGGTGCCAAGGTGGTGGTGAACGACCTGGGCGGCAGCACCCACGGCGAAGGCGCCAACGCCTCGGCGGCCGACCGCGTGGTGGCCGAGATCCGCGAAGCGGGCGGCACCGCCGTGGCCAACCATGACTCGGTCACCGACGGCGACAAGATCGTGCAGACCGCCCTCGACAGCTTCGGCCGCATCGACGTGGTGGTGAACAACGCCGGCATCCTGCGCGACAAGACCTTCCACAAGATGGACGACGCCGACTGGGACCTGGTCTACAAGGTCCACGTCGAAGGCGCGTACAAGGTGACCCGCGCCGCCTGGCCGCACCTGCGCGAGCAGGGCTTCGGCCGGGTGATCTTCACTTCGTCCACCTCCGGCATCTACGGCAACTTCGGCCAGTCCAACTACGGCATGGCCAAGCTCGGCCTCTACGGCCTGACCCGCACCCTGGCGATCGAGGGCCGCAAGAACAACATCCTGGTCAACGCCATCGCCCCCACCGGCGGCACCCGCATGACCGAAGGCCTGATCCCGCCGCAGGTGTTCGAGCAGCTCAAGCCCGAGCTGGTCAGCCCGCTGGTGGTCTACCTCGGCAGCGAGCAGTGCCAGGAAACCTCCGGCCTGTTCGAAGTGGGCGGCGGCTGGATCGGCAAGGTGCGCTGGGAACGCAGCCTGGGCGCCGGCTTCGACCCGCGCGAAGGCTTCAGCGTCGAAGACGTGGCCGCCAGCTGGAAGCAGATCTGCGACTTCGAAGGCGCCGCCCACCCGGCTGACAACGTCGAAGCGCTGAAGGAAATGATGGCCAACCTGCAGAAATACGTGGGTTGA
- a CDS encoding DUF1569 domain-containing protein yields MKRRQLLKLTAVAGVAGVGAGFWALPRGAQPGATDLADAQRVLAGLADRALVSVRGWSPAEVFNHCAQSIEYSMSGYPELKPAWFRGSVGPLAFGVFATRGAMRHALDEAIPGAQPLDQPASQAQALARLQRAFADFASYRGELRDHFAYGALDPADYARAHVMHLYDHLSLIRPA; encoded by the coding sequence GTGAAGCGCCGGCAACTGCTGAAACTGACCGCCGTCGCCGGCGTGGCCGGTGTCGGAGCCGGCTTCTGGGCGCTGCCCCGCGGAGCGCAGCCCGGCGCCACCGACCTGGCCGACGCCCAGCGGGTATTGGCGGGCCTGGCCGACAGGGCGCTGGTGAGCGTTCGCGGCTGGAGCCCGGCCGAGGTGTTCAACCACTGCGCGCAGAGCATCGAGTACTCCATGAGCGGTTACCCCGAACTCAAGCCGGCCTGGTTCCGTGGCAGCGTCGGGCCCCTGGCCTTCGGCGTGTTCGCGACACGCGGCGCCATGCGCCACGCGCTGGACGAGGCGATTCCGGGGGCCCAGCCCCTCGACCAGCCCGCATCCCAGGCCCAGGCGCTGGCCCGGCTGCAACGGGCCTTCGCCGATTTCGCCAGCTACCGGGGCGAGCTCAGGGACCACTTCGCCTATGGCGCGCTGGACCCTGCGGACTACGCCCGGGCCCATGTGATGCACCTCTACGACCACCTGAGCCTGATCCGACCGGCGTAG
- a CDS encoding alpha/beta fold hydrolase yields MALPGIPLGDWRAQGRDLPFHRHRIRYWEAGQGEPLLLIHGFPTASWDWHYIWGPLAERYRVIACDMLGFGDSDKPRGHDYRLLEQADLQLALLRHLGITGPVHLLAHDYGDSVAQELVARHHEGRCVLGSCVFLNGGLFPETHRPVLVQKLLLSPLGPLIGRGFSRAKLGANFGKVFGPATQPSEAELDDFWSLIAQQQGPRVMHRLIRYIPERREQRDRWVAAMQKGGLPLRVIDGAVDPISGAHMVARYRELIPQPDTVLLDGIGHYPQTEAPEAVLEHYLAFRQGLEVRS; encoded by the coding sequence ATGGCCCTGCCGGGCATCCCCCTGGGCGACTGGCGCGCCCAGGGACGCGACCTGCCGTTCCACCGCCACCGCATCCGCTACTGGGAAGCCGGGCAGGGCGAGCCGCTGCTGCTGATCCATGGCTTCCCCACGGCCTCCTGGGACTGGCACTACATCTGGGGTCCGCTGGCCGAGCGCTACCGGGTGATCGCCTGCGACATGCTCGGTTTCGGCGACTCCGACAAGCCCCGTGGCCACGACTACCGGCTGCTGGAGCAGGCCGACCTGCAACTGGCGCTGCTGCGCCACCTGGGCATCACCGGGCCGGTGCACCTGCTGGCCCACGACTATGGCGACAGCGTCGCCCAGGAGCTGGTGGCGCGGCACCACGAGGGGCGCTGCGTGCTCGGCAGTTGCGTGTTCCTCAACGGCGGCCTGTTCCCCGAGACGCACCGCCCGGTGCTGGTGCAGAAGCTCTTGCTCAGCCCCCTGGGGCCGCTGATCGGCCGTGGGTTCTCCCGCGCCAAGCTGGGGGCCAACTTCGGCAAGGTGTTCGGCCCCGCGACCCAGCCTTCGGAGGCGGAACTGGACGACTTCTGGAGCCTGATCGCCCAGCAGCAGGGGCCGCGCGTCATGCACCGGCTGATCCGCTACATCCCCGAACGGCGCGAGCAGCGCGACCGCTGGGTGGCCGCCATGCAGAAGGGCGGTTTGCCGCTGCGGGTGATCGACGGCGCGGTGGACCCGATCTCCGGGGCGCACATGGTGGCGCGTTACCGCGAGCTGATCCCGCAACCGGACACCGTGCTGCTCGACGGCATCGGCCACTACCCGCAGACCGAGGCGCCCGAAGCGGTGCTGGAGCACTACCTGGCCTTCCGCCAGGGGCTGGAGGTGCGTTCGTGA
- a CDS encoding class II aldolase/adducin family protein produces MHPNSVKDQVSAAEWQTRVDLAACYRLIALYGWDDLIFTHISAKVPGTEDFLINPYGLMFHEITASSLVKVDLAGNKLMDSPYDINPAGYTIHSAVHEVRHDAACVLHIHTPAGIAVSAQKQGLLPLSQQSLFVLASLAYHQYEGVALNHEEKARLQADLGNANFLILPNHGLLTAFGSIADAFLGMFTLQRACEIQVMAQSGGAELIHIPRQILDGARAMIAGVMKTSSGMGGALPWPALLRKLDLQNPGYRD; encoded by the coding sequence CTGCACCCGAACTCCGTCAAGGACCAGGTCTCCGCCGCCGAGTGGCAGACCCGCGTCGACCTCGCCGCCTGCTACCGGCTCATCGCCCTGTACGGCTGGGACGACCTGATCTTCACCCACATCTCCGCCAAGGTGCCGGGCACCGAGGACTTCCTGATCAATCCCTACGGGCTGATGTTCCACGAGATCACCGCCTCCAGCCTGGTGAAGGTGGACCTGGCCGGCAACAAGCTGATGGACAGCCCCTACGACATCAACCCGGCCGGCTACACCATCCACAGCGCCGTGCACGAGGTGCGCCACGACGCCGCCTGCGTGCTGCACATCCACACCCCCGCCGGCATCGCCGTCTCGGCGCAGAAGCAGGGCCTGCTGCCCTTGTCCCAGCAGTCGCTGTTCGTGCTCGCCAGCCTGGCCTACCACCAGTACGAAGGCGTGGCGCTGAACCACGAGGAGAAGGCCCGCCTGCAGGCCGACCTGGGCAACGCCAACTTCCTGATCCTGCCCAACCACGGCCTGCTCACCGCCTTCGGCAGCATCGCCGACGCCTTCCTCGGCATGTTCACCCTGCAGCGCGCCTGCGAGATCCAGGTGATGGCCCAGAGCGGCGGCGCCGAACTCATCCACATCCCGCGGCAGATCCTCGACGGCGCCCGGGCGATGATCGCCGGCGTGATGAAGACCTCCTCCGGCATGGGCGGCGCGCTGCCCTGGCCGGCGTTGCTACGCAAGCTGGACCTGCAGAACCCCGGGTACCGCGACTGA
- a CDS encoding LrgB family protein produces the protein MNIEPMSWFWLALTLGGYLLSRWLYRRSGRYLLSPLILVPALLLAVAVPLHTGYAEYSGATHWLMLLLGPATVAFAVPIWQQRALLARHWPALSLGMLMGSSVAIASSWWLAHALALESSVSLSLVPRSITTPFAMPLAQGLGGVPELTAVFVMITGVFGALAGSLLIRWLPLRSTLARGALFGVGAHGAGVSRAQEVGREEGTVAGLVMVLMGLLNLFAAPVVALLL, from the coding sequence GTGAACATTGAGCCCATGTCCTGGTTCTGGCTGGCGCTGACCCTGGGCGGCTACCTGCTCAGCCGTTGGCTGTATCGGCGCAGCGGGCGCTACCTGCTGTCGCCGCTGATCCTGGTGCCGGCGCTGCTGCTCGCCGTGGCGGTGCCGCTGCACACCGGCTACGCCGAGTATTCCGGCGCCACCCACTGGCTGATGCTGCTGCTCGGCCCGGCCACCGTGGCCTTCGCCGTGCCCATCTGGCAGCAGCGCGCCCTGCTGGCGCGGCACTGGCCGGCGTTGTCCCTGGGCATGCTCATGGGCAGCAGCGTCGCCATCGCCAGTTCCTGGTGGCTGGCCCACGCGCTGGCCCTGGAGAGCTCGGTGAGCCTGTCGCTGGTGCCGCGCTCGATCACCACACCCTTCGCCATGCCGCTGGCCCAGGGGCTGGGTGGCGTGCCGGAGCTCACCGCGGTGTTCGTGATGATCACCGGCGTCTTCGGCGCCCTGGCCGGCAGCCTGCTGATCCGCTGGCTGCCCCTGCGCAGCACGCTGGCACGGGGTGCGCTGTTCGGCGTCGGCGCCCACGGCGCGGGCGTCAGCCGGGCCCAGGAGGTGGGCCGCGAGGAGGGCACCGTGGCCGGCCTGGTGATGGTGCTGATGGGCCTGCTCAACCTCTTCGCCGCGCCTGTGGTGGCGTTGCTGCTCTGA
- a CDS encoding CidA/LrgA family protein: MPRLVHLSRLCLQLAVLIGLYVLGCQIATWLAWPIPGGVIGLGLLLAAFASGRVQPAALQLGAGLLMAEMLLFFIPALMSLLDYGALLRSEGWRILLVIGASTLLVMLATALTVEFVCRWSDSREH; encoded by the coding sequence ATGCCTCGTCTCGTGCACCTTTCCCGCCTTTGCCTGCAGCTCGCCGTGCTCATCGGCCTCTACGTCCTCGGTTGCCAGATCGCCACCTGGCTCGCCTGGCCGATTCCGGGCGGGGTGATCGGCCTCGGTCTCTTGCTCGCCGCCTTCGCCAGCGGCCGGGTGCAGCCGGCCGCGTTGCAACTGGGCGCCGGCCTGCTGATGGCGGAGATGCTGCTGTTCTTCATCCCCGCCCTGATGAGCCTGCTGGACTACGGCGCCCTGCTGCGCAGCGAGGGCTGGCGCATCCTCCTGGTGATAGGCGCCAGCACCCTGCTGGTGATGCTCGCCACCGCACTGACCGTCGAATTCGTCTGCCGCTGGAGCGACAGCCGTGAACATTGA
- a CDS encoding LysR family transcriptional regulator yields MEFNQLRSFVEVVRQGGFTQAGRALHATQSTISKQVAQLEQRLDVQLLERNGPHLRLTEAGALVLRRAEEMLRLRQDLQSELHDLSQLKRGELRLGLPLLGGEVLFAELFSEYRRRYPNINVHLAEGGSKLLEQAILQGDLELSGSLTPTDPAFDHQPFCNEPLDVLLPADHPLHDQQSLALAQLADSAFLLYQQSFTLNDRLLQACKQAGFTPREAGRSGQADFLAALVAAGQGVVLLPRIVARQLERPGIIRLPLREPDLRWDIAFVWRRGGYLSKAAQAWLALLREKGPLARP; encoded by the coding sequence ATGGAATTCAACCAGCTCCGCAGCTTCGTCGAGGTCGTCCGCCAGGGCGGCTTCACCCAGGCCGGGCGTGCCCTGCATGCCACCCAGTCGACCATCAGCAAGCAGGTCGCGCAGTTGGAACAGCGTCTCGACGTGCAACTGCTCGAACGCAACGGCCCGCACCTGCGCCTCACCGAGGCCGGCGCGCTGGTGCTGCGCCGCGCCGAGGAGATGCTGCGCCTGCGCCAGGACCTGCAGAGCGAGCTGCACGACCTCAGCCAGCTGAAACGCGGCGAGTTGCGCCTGGGCCTGCCGCTGCTGGGGGGCGAGGTGCTGTTCGCCGAGCTGTTCAGCGAATACCGGCGGCGCTACCCGAACATCAACGTGCACCTCGCCGAGGGCGGCAGCAAGCTGCTGGAGCAGGCCATCCTGCAGGGCGATCTGGAACTCAGCGGCAGCCTCACGCCCACCGATCCGGCGTTCGACCACCAGCCGTTCTGCAACGAGCCGCTGGACGTGCTGCTGCCGGCCGACCACCCGCTGCACGACCAGCAAAGCCTGGCCCTGGCGCAGCTCGCCGACTCGGCCTTCCTGCTCTACCAGCAGAGCTTCACCCTCAACGACCGCCTGCTGCAGGCCTGCAAGCAGGCCGGCTTCACCCCGCGCGAGGCCGGGCGCAGCGGCCAGGCGGATTTCCTCGCCGCGCTGGTGGCGGCCGGACAGGGGGTGGTGCTGCTGCCGCGCATCGTCGCCCGCCAGCTGGAACGGCCGGGGATCATCCGGCTGCCCCTGCGCGAACCGGACCTGCGCTGGGACATCGCCTTCGTCTGGCGACGCGGCGGCTACCTGTCGAAGGCGGCGCAGGCCTGGCTGGCGTTGTTGCGTGAGAAGGGACCGCTGGCCAGGCCCTGA
- a CDS encoding flavodoxin, with amino-acid sequence MKVAILSGSVYGTAEEVARHAERLLKAAGFEAWHKAHMGLDELKAFAPDAFLTVTSTTGMGELPDNLLPLYHSIRDQLPDWRGRPGAVLALGDSSYDLFCGGGEQVRELYAELGIREVVEMLRVDSSETVTPEVDAEPWIAGLIQALRGA; translated from the coding sequence ATGAAAGTCGCCATTCTCTCCGGGTCGGTCTATGGCACCGCCGAAGAAGTTGCCCGCCATGCCGAGCGCCTGCTCAAGGCCGCCGGTTTCGAGGCCTGGCACAAGGCCCACATGGGGCTCGACGAGCTCAAGGCCTTCGCCCCGGACGCCTTCCTCACCGTGACCTCGACCACCGGCATGGGCGAACTGCCGGACAACCTGCTGCCGCTCTACCACAGCATCCGTGACCAGCTCCCCGACTGGCGTGGCCGCCCCGGCGCCGTGCTGGCCCTGGGCGACTCCAGCTACGACCTGTTCTGCGGGGGTGGCGAGCAGGTGCGCGAGCTCTACGCCGAGCTGGGCATCCGTGAAGTCGTGGAGATGCTGCGCGTGGACTCCAGCGAGACCGTGACCCCCGAAGTCGACGCCGAGCCTTGGATCGCCGGGCTCATCCAGGCCCTGCGCGGCGCCTGA
- a CDS encoding PAS sensor domain-containing protein, with product MINAKLLQLVIDASNDGIVVAEQEGEDNILIYANRAFEQLTGYARDDILYQDCRFLQGEDRDQVALAAIRQAIRKGEPCRQIVRNYRKDGSPFWNELSITPVFNEGDQLTYFIGIQKNVTPEIEARQRVRELEAEVAALKAELAAKG from the coding sequence ATGATCAACGCCAAGCTGCTGCAACTGGTGATCGATGCGTCCAACGACGGCATTGTCGTCGCCGAGCAGGAGGGCGAGGACAACATCCTCATCTACGCCAACCGCGCCTTCGAGCAACTCACCGGCTACGCCCGCGACGACATCCTCTATCAGGACTGCCGTTTCCTGCAGGGAGAGGACCGCGACCAGGTCGCCCTCGCCGCCATCCGCCAGGCGATTCGCAAGGGCGAACCGTGCCGGCAGATCGTGCGCAACTACCGCAAGGACGGCAGCCCCTTCTGGAACGAGCTGTCGATCACCCCCGTGTTCAACGAGGGTGACCAGTTGACCTATTTCATCGGCATCCAGAAGAACGTCACGCCCGAGATCGAGGCACGGCAGCGTGTCCGCGAGCTGGAGGCGGAAGTGGCGGCCTTGAAGGCGGAGCTGGCGGCCAAGGGCTGA
- a CDS encoding MerR family transcriptional regulator, with product MIEPAAAPQADIAMQQEELFPIREVSRLTGVNPVTLRAWERRYGLIKPTRTDSGHRLYSFADIEAVRNILAWMDRGVAVSKVGTILARSAQAKAPAVPAYQGVASAEWVELQAQLRRVLASFDEAGVERLYGQVFSTYPVPVAFQDVLMPVWRDLLLRQDEYGAASEWAFLDAFLRARVLQRLQLARNLADDRVLLAPIPGECRELELLVAGLLMGSDEVAVSVLGLEQPLQELALVCEKMRPQALVLFSNHPPQDDAASRLSRLALTLDCPLALAGEAAYLLGDSLDGSPVACLGSDGRSMQRRLAQFLAGHLDT from the coding sequence ATGATCGAACCCGCCGCCGCCCCTCAGGCCGATATCGCCATGCAGCAGGAAGAACTGTTCCCCATCCGCGAGGTTTCCCGCCTCACTGGCGTCAACCCGGTCACCCTGCGTGCGTGGGAGCGACGCTATGGCCTGATCAAGCCGACCCGCACCGACAGCGGCCATCGCCTCTATTCCTTCGCCGACATCGAGGCGGTGCGCAACATCCTCGCCTGGATGGACCGCGGCGTCGCGGTGAGCAAGGTGGGCACCATCCTGGCCCGCAGCGCCCAGGCCAAGGCACCGGCGGTGCCGGCCTACCAGGGCGTGGCGAGCGCCGAGTGGGTCGAACTCCAGGCGCAGCTGCGCCGGGTCCTGGCGAGCTTCGACGAAGCGGGCGTGGAGCGTCTCTACGGCCAGGTGTTCTCCACCTACCCGGTCCCGGTGGCGTTCCAGGATGTCCTCATGCCGGTGTGGCGCGACCTATTGCTGCGCCAGGATGAATACGGCGCGGCCAGCGAATGGGCCTTCCTCGACGCCTTCCTGCGCGCGCGGGTGCTGCAGCGCCTGCAGCTGGCGCGCAATCTCGCCGATGACCGTGTGCTGCTGGCGCCCATTCCCGGCGAATGCCGCGAACTGGAGCTGCTGGTGGCCGGCCTGTTGATGGGCAGCGATGAGGTGGCGGTCAGCGTCCTGGGGCTCGAGCAACCCCTCCAGGAGCTGGCGCTGGTCTGCGAGAAGATGCGGCCCCAGGCGCTGGTGCTCTTCTCCAACCACCCGCCGCAGGACGATGCGGCCAGCCGCCTGTCACGTCTGGCCCTGACCCTCGATTGCCCCCTGGCCCTGGCCGGTGAGGCGGCGTACCTCCTGGGGGACAGCCTCGATGGCTCGCCCGTCGCCTGCCTGGGCAGCGACGGCCGCTCGATGCAGCGGCGCCTGGCGCAGTTCCTCGCGGGGCACCTGGACACCTGA
- a CDS encoding antibiotic biosynthesis monooxygenase — protein MSADPVTLMVARRVSRERYSDFMAWLREGEQLAADFPGYLGSGVLAPPPEDDEFQMIFRFADESTLSAWEHSASRRAWLERGAGLFEQPHEHRALGLDAWFGSADRRPPRWKQSVAIWLAFFPVSLGFNLCFGPWLADLPLVLRIFLSTLALTPLMTYWFIPLSTRLLALWLNAPAPRTRRPGATAPSR, from the coding sequence ATGTCTGCCGACCCCGTCACCCTCATGGTGGCGCGCCGCGTTTCCCGCGAGCGCTATTCCGATTTCATGGCCTGGCTGCGCGAAGGCGAGCAACTGGCTGCCGACTTCCCCGGCTACCTCGGCTCCGGCGTGCTCGCGCCGCCTCCTGAAGACGACGAATTCCAGATGATCTTCCGCTTTGCGGACGAGTCGACCCTGTCGGCCTGGGAGCACTCCGCTTCGCGCCGCGCCTGGCTGGAGCGCGGCGCCGGCCTCTTCGAGCAGCCCCATGAACACCGCGCCCTGGGCCTGGACGCCTGGTTCGGCAGTGCCGATCGCCGCCCGCCACGCTGGAAGCAGAGCGTGGCCATCTGGCTGGCGTTCTTCCCGGTGTCGCTGGGTTTCAACCTGTGCTTCGGTCCCTGGCTGGCCGACCTGCCGCTGGTCCTGCGCATCTTCCTCAGCACCCTGGCGCTGACGCCGCTGATGACCTACTGGTTCATCCCGCTGTCCACCCGCCTGCTGGCCCTCTGGCTCAACGCACCCGCCCCCCGCACCCGCCGCCCGGGCGCCACCGCTCCCTCGCGATAA
- the folM gene encoding dihydromonapterin reductase translates to MSPSAAPILITGASQRVGLHCAERLLDDGQPVIISYRTERDGVHRLRERGACVIAADFSDEAGILAFIERLKAATPHLRAIVHNASDWLTEAPGHEAEAFQRMFSVHMLAPYLINLHAEALLRHGGPADIVHISDDVARKGSEKRIAYCASKAGLDNLTLSFAARYAPAIKVNGIAPALVMFNDNDDAAYREKTLAKSALGIEPGAEVVYQGLRYLLDNPYVTGTTLTLNGGRHLK, encoded by the coding sequence ATGAGCCCTTCGGCCGCTCCCATCCTGATCACCGGCGCCAGCCAGCGCGTGGGCCTGCATTGCGCCGAGCGCCTGCTGGACGACGGCCAGCCGGTGATCATCAGCTACCGCACCGAGCGCGATGGCGTGCACCGACTGCGTGAGCGCGGGGCCTGCGTGATCGCGGCGGACTTCTCGGACGAAGCCGGGATCCTCGCCTTCATCGAACGTCTCAAGGCCGCCACACCGCACCTGCGGGCCATCGTGCACAACGCCTCCGACTGGCTCACCGAAGCCCCCGGCCACGAAGCCGAGGCCTTCCAACGGATGTTCAGCGTGCACATGCTGGCGCCCTACCTGATCAACCTGCACGCCGAGGCGCTGCTGCGCCACGGTGGTCCGGCCGACATCGTCCACATCAGCGACGACGTGGCGCGCAAGGGCAGCGAGAAGCGCATCGCCTACTGCGCCAGCAAGGCCGGGCTGGACAACCTCACCCTCTCCTTCGCCGCCCGCTACGCCCCGGCCATCAAGGTCAACGGCATCGCGCCGGCGCTGGTGATGTTCAACGACAACGACGACGCGGCGTACCGCGAGAAGACCCTGGCCAAATCCGCGCTGGGCATCGAGCCGGGCGCCGAGGTGGTCTACCAGGGCCTGCGCTACCTGCTGGACAACCCCTACGTCACCGGCACCACCCTGACACTGAACGGTGGCCGTCACCTCAAGTGA
- the folE gene encoding GTP cyclohydrolase I FolE encodes MSEQLPHHYREILLGLGEDPQREGLLDTPKRAAKAMRYLCHGYEQSLDEIVNGALFASDNDEMVIVRDIELYSLCEHHLLPFIGKAHVAYIPTGKVLGLSKVARIVDMFARRLQIQENLTRQIAEAIRSVTGAAGVAVVIEAQHMCMMMRGVEKQNSQMLTSVMLGAFRESSTTRHEFLQLIGRSK; translated from the coding sequence ATGAGCGAACAACTGCCCCACCATTACCGGGAAATCCTTCTCGGCCTGGGCGAAGACCCGCAGCGCGAAGGCCTGCTGGACACCCCCAAGCGCGCCGCCAAGGCCATGCGCTACCTGTGCCACGGCTACGAACAATCGCTCGACGAGATCGTCAACGGCGCGCTGTTCGCGTCCGACAACGACGAGATGGTCATCGTGCGGGACATCGAGCTCTATTCCCTCTGCGAGCACCACCTGCTGCCCTTCATCGGCAAGGCCCATGTGGCGTACATTCCCACCGGCAAGGTGCTGGGGCTGTCCAAGGTGGCGCGCATCGTCGACATGTTCGCGCGCCGGCTGCAGATCCAGGAGAACCTGACCCGGCAGATCGCCGAAGCGATCCGAAGCGTGACCGGCGCGGCCGGAGTGGCCGTGGTCATCGAGGCCCAGCACATGTGCATGATGATGCGTGGCGTGGAGAAGCAGAATTCGCAGATGCTCACCTCGGTGATGCTCGGCGCCTTCCGCGAGAGCTCGACGACCCGTCACGAATTCCTGCAACTGATTGGACGGAGCAAGTAA
- the folX gene encoding dihydroneopterin triphosphate 2'-epimerase, with translation MPRLEPGMARIRVKDLRLRTFIGIKEEEILNKQDVLINLTILYPAVEAVEGNDIEHALNYRTITKAIIRHVEENRFALLERLTQEILDLVMANPSVRYAEVEVDKPHALRFAESVSITLAGHR, from the coding sequence ATGCCGCGACTGGAGCCCGGAATGGCGCGAATCCGCGTCAAGGACCTGCGCCTGCGCACCTTCATCGGGATCAAGGAAGAAGAGATCCTCAACAAGCAGGACGTGCTGATCAACCTGACCATCCTCTACCCCGCCGTGGAGGCCGTGGAAGGCAACGACATCGAGCACGCGCTCAACTACCGCACCATCACCAAGGCGATCATCCGCCACGTCGAGGAGAACCGCTTCGCCCTGCTGGAGCGCCTGACCCAGGAGATCCTCGACCTGGTCATGGCCAACCCCAGCGTGCGCTACGCCGAAGTGGAAGTGGACAAGCCCCACGCCCTGCGTTTCGCCGAGTCGGTGTCCATCACCCTCGCCGGCCACCGCTGA
- a CDS encoding DUF1244 domain-containing protein translates to MNEQERLELEAAAFRQLVQHLRSRPDVQNIDLMNLAGFCRNCLSKWYKAAADDLGVEVTPDQAREEVYGMPYADWKAKYQKEASAEQQAAFNKANKE, encoded by the coding sequence ATGAACGAGCAAGAACGCCTCGAACTCGAAGCCGCCGCCTTCCGCCAACTGGTCCAGCACCTGCGCAGCCGCCCGGACGTGCAGAACATCGACCTGATGAACCTCGCCGGCTTCTGCCGCAACTGCCTGTCCAAGTGGTACAAGGCCGCCGCCGACGACCTCGGCGTCGAAGTCACCCCCGACCAGGCCCGCGAAGAGGTCTACGGCATGCCCTATGCAGACTGGAAGGCCAAGTACCAGAAAGAAGCCAGCGCCGAGCAGCAAGCGGCCTTCAACAAAGCGAACAAAGAATGA
- a CDS encoding HopJ type III effector protein encodes MTLIDFRARLRSGQHAFADTLAFIAAGYDYQPTAFANGKVENAAGQNEGSCKTLGLALLEGLGLEEALLAFGEHYRAVLATPQGSDHGNIRALMETGLAGVRFDGEPLKRKA; translated from the coding sequence ATGACCCTGATCGATTTCCGCGCCCGCCTGCGCAGCGGCCAGCACGCCTTCGCCGACACCCTGGCGTTCATCGCCGCCGGCTACGACTACCAACCCACCGCCTTCGCCAACGGCAAGGTGGAGAACGCCGCCGGGCAGAACGAGGGCTCCTGCAAGACCCTCGGCCTGGCCCTGCTCGAAGGCCTCGGCCTGGAAGAGGCGCTGCTGGCCTTCGGCGAGCACTACCGCGCCGTCCTGGCCACGCCGCAAGGCAGCGACCACGGCAACATCCGCGCCCTCATGGAAACCGGACTGGCCGGTGTCCGCTTCGACGGCGAACCGCTCAAGCGCAAGGCCTGA